In Solanum pennellii chromosome 3, SPENNV200, a single window of DNA contains:
- the LOC107014964 gene encoding casein kinase II subunit alpha-2: MSKARVYTDVNVLRPREYWDYEALTVQWGDQDDYEVVRKVGRGKYSEVFEGINVNSNEKCIIKILKPVKKKKIKREIKILQNLCGGPNVVKLLDIVRDQHSKTPSLIFEYVNSTDFKVLYPTLTDYDIRYYIYELLKALDYCHSQGIMHRDVKPHNVMIDHELRKLRLIDWGLAEFYHPGKEYNVRVASRYFKGPELLVDLQDYDYSLDMWSLGCMFAGMIFRKEPFFYGHDNQDQLVKIAKVLGTDELNAYLHKYQLELDPQLEAMVGRHSRKPWSKFINADNQHLVSPEAIDFLDKLLRYDHQDRLTAKEAMAHPYFLQVRAAENSRMRTQ; the protein is encoded by the exons TGATCAGGATGACTATGAGGTTGTTCGGAAGGTTGGAAGAGGAAAATATAGTGAGGTTTTTGAAGGTATAAATGTTAACAGCAACGAGAAGTGCATAATCAAGATTCTGAAAcctgttaagaaaaaaaag ATCAAAAGAGAGATCAAAATCTTGCAGAACCTCTGTGGCGGACCAAATGTTGTCAAACTCCTTGATATTGTCAGAGACCAGCACTCAAAAACACCAAGCTTAATTTTTGAGTATGTGAACAGTACAGATTTCAAAGTACTGTACCCAACATTAACGGACTATGACATACGCTACTACATATATGAGCTTCTCAAG GCACTAGACTATTGTCATTCTCAGGGAATAATGCACAGAGATGTCAAGCCACATAATGTTATGATAGACCATGAGTTGCGGAAGCTTCGCTTGATAGACTGGGGTCTTGCTGAATTTTACCATCCAGGAAAGGAATATAATGTCCGTGTGGCTTCAAG ATACTTCAAGGGCCCTGAACTTCTAGTTGACTTGCAAGACTATGACTATTCTTTGGACATGTGGAGCCTTGGATGCATGTTTGCAGGAATG ATCTTCCGCAAGGAACCTTTCTTCTATGGTCATGATAACCAGGATCAGCTTGTCAAAATTGCTAAG GTACTTGGAACTGATGAGTTGAATGCATATTTGCACAAGTATCAACTAGAGCTTGATCCTCAGCTGGAGGCGATGGTTGGCAG GCACAGTAGGAAGCCATGGTCCAAATTTATTAATGCAGACAATCAGCATCTGGTGTCGCCTGAG GCTATAGATTTTCTTGACAAGCTTCTCCGTTATGATCATCAGGATAGACTTACAGCAAAAGAAGCAATG GCCCATCCTTATTTCTTGCAAGTGAGGGCTGCAGAGAATAGCAGGATGAGGACACAATAG
- the LOC107014428 gene encoding subtilisin-like protease SBT1.7: protein MELTTAKPRKMSRFVVLSLLFLLGLCHFSVGMNIMKSNFIVHMAKLQMPESFEDHTHWYDSSLRSVSGSAEMLYVYNNAVHGFAARLTAEEAESLQNQPGILSVLPEMKYELHTTRTPSFLGLDVSADYFPESNAMGDVIVGVLDTGVWPESKSFDDTGFGPIPASWKGECESGTYFTSKNCNRKLIGARYFAKGYESTLGPIDVSKESKSPRDDDGHGTHTSTTATGSVVEGASLLGYASGNARGMATHARVAVYKVCWVGGCFSSDILAALDKAIDDNVNVLSLSLGGGNSDYYRDSVAIGAFAAMEKGILVSCSAGNAGPSPYSLSNVAPWITTVGAGTLDRDFPAYVSLGNGKNFSGVSLYKGDSSLSKMLPFVYAGNASNMTNGNLCMSGTLIPEEVKGKIVLCDRGINPRVQKGSVVKAAGGAGMVLANTAANGDELIADAHLIPATSVGQTTGEAIKNYLTSNPNPTATILFEGTKVGIKPSPVVAAFSSRGPNSITQEILKPDIIAPGVNILAGWTGAAGPTGLAEDDRRVEFNIISGTSMSCPHVSGLAALLKGAHPDWSPAAIRSALMTTAYTVYKKGGALQDVVTGKPSTPFDHGAGHVDPVAALNPGLVYDLKADDYLNFLCALNYTSIQINSVARRPFSCATNKKFRVADLNYPSFAVVFPEQMTASSGSGSSSIKHTRTLTNVGPAGTYKVNVISPSNSVKVVVEPETLAFTRMNEQKSYTVTFTAPSMPSTENVYARIEWSDGKHVVSSPVAISWT from the exons ATGGAACTCACTACTGCAAAACCCAGAAAAATGTCGAGATTTGTAGTGTTATCCCTTCTTTTTCTTCTGGGTTTGTGTCATTTTTCAGTAGGGATGAATATTATGAAGAgtaatttcattgttcatatgGCGAAATTACAAATGCCAGAGAGTTTTGAAGATCATACTCATTGGTATGATTCGTCGTTGAGATCAGTTTCTGGTTCTGCTGAAATGTTGTATGTTTACAACAATGCTGTTCATGGTTTTGCTGCGAGGCTTACTGCTGAGGAAGCAGAGTCTTTACAGAATCAACCTGGGATTTTGTCAGTTTTGCCGGAGATGAAGTATGAACTTCATACGACAAGGACGCCTTCCTTTTTGGGTCTTGATGTAAGTGCTGATTATTTTCCTGAATCGAATGCGATGGGTGATGTGATTGTTGGTGTGCTTGATACTGGGGTTTGGCCTGAGAGTAAGAGTTTTGATGATACTGGATTTGGACCCATTCCAGCTTCATGGAAAGGGGAATGTGAATCTGGTACTTATTTCACTTCCAAGAATTGTAATAGAAAGTTGATTGGTGCCAG GTACTTTGCTAAAGGTTATGAATCTACTTTGGGTCCTATTGATGTATCGAAAGAATCGAAATCTCCGAGGGATGATGATGGACATGGAACACATACTTCTACTACTGCAACTGGTTCAGTTGTTGAGGGTGCTAGTCTCCTTGGGTATGCTTCTGGTAATGCTCGGGGAATGGCAACTCATGCTAGAGTTGCTGTGTATAAAGTTTGTTGGGTTGGTGGTTGTTTTAGCTCTGATATATTAGCAGCTTTAGATAAAGCCATTGATGATAATGTGAATGTACTTTCTTTATCACTTGGTGGTGGTAATTCAGATTACTATAGAGATAGTGTCGCCATTGGTGCATTTGCTGCTATGGAGAAAGGGATTTTAGTATCTTGCTCTGCAG GTAATGCTGGTCCTAGTCCTTACAGTTTGTCCAATGTAGCACCATGGATCACTACTGTGGGTGCAGGGACATTGGACCGTGATTTTCCTGCATATGTAAGTCTAGGCAATGGTAAGAATTTCTCCGGTGTTTCACTCTATAAAGGGGATTCGTCACTAAGCAAAATGCTTCCCTTCGTGTATGCTGGTAATGCTAGTAATATGACAAATGGTAATCTTTGCATGTCGGGTACCTTAATTCCTGAGGAAGTTAAAGGAAAAATTGTTCTATGTGACCGTGGGATAAATCCCAGGGTCCAAAAGGGTTCTGTGGTAAAAGCAGCTGGTGGAGCCGGTATGGTCTTGGCTAATACCGCTGCAAATGGGGATGAGCTAATTGCTGATGCTCATTTGATTCCAGCAACGTCAGTTGGACAGACAACAGGGGAAGCAATCAAGAATTACTTAACCTCAAATCCTAATCCAACAGCCACTATTCTTTTTGAGGGAACTAAGGTGGGGATCAAACCATCACCAGTGGTTGCTGCATTTAGCTCCAGAGGGCCAAACTCGATCACACAGGAAATTCTGAAACCAGACATCATAGCACCAGGTGTTAACATTCTTGCAGGATGGACAGGTGCAGCTGGTCCGACGGGGTTGGCCGAGGACGACAGACGTGTTGAGTTTAATATTATTTCGGGCACGTCTATGTCGTGCCCTCACGTTAGTGGTTTGGCTGCTTTGCTTAAAGGAGCGCACCCTGATTGGAGCCCAGCAGCTATCCGCTCAGCTCTTATGACCACGGCTTATACAGTTTACAAGAAAGGAGGTGCACTCCAAGATGTTGTGACAGGAAAGCCATCCACGCCATTTGATCATGGTGCAGGACATGTAGATCCTGTTGCAGCACTAAACCCCGGACTTGTTTACGACTTGAAGGCTGATGATTATCTGAATTTCCTCTGTGCCTTGAACTACACATCAATCCAGATCAATAGTGTTGCAAGAAGACCCTTTAGTTGTGCAACAAATAAGAAGTTTCGTGTCGCTGATTTGAATTACCCTTCATTTGCTGTTGTATTTCCAGAACAAATGACTGCAAGCAGCGGAAGTGGTTCTAGTTCAATCAAACACACACGAACGCTTACTAATGTTGGACCAGCCGGCACATACAAAGTCAATGTTATTTCACCAAGCAACTCAGTGAAAGTCGTGGTTGAGCCTGAAACATTGGCTTTTACTCGTATGAACGAGCAGAAATCATATACCGTGACTTTCACTGCTCCTTCAATGCCGTCAACTGAAAATGTTTATGCTCGAATTGAGTGGTCAGATGGAAAGCATGTAGTGAGTAGTCCAGTGGCCATAAGTTGGACATGA